The sequence ACTAAACCAATAATATTACCATTATTTGTAGTCAATCCGTTCATTTTAAACAAAAACAAACTCATGCCTCATTCAAGGATTGCTCTCCAATTTTTCTCGGTCAACATCATCTAGTAAATAAAATTTGTGCAAAACATTCATTTTATCATCGTGGGGTTTAAGCTTCTGATTATGCTTCACAAGACGCTAAGTAGGTTAGTGCCACAAGCTGATTCATAATTAGAGACAAATGATATTGATGTGGAATGAGAAAGTACAAACCTTTTGGCACAATTTAGACTTTCTATTCATGGTAGTTTACCGTTATGAAATATTCCTTTATTAGGATTTTAAGTATCTAAATGTTTCCATTTCTATTATATTGGTATATTTTATCATATTTACAATCTGGAAACTTTTTCTGGCTCTTGTCTCTTTTTCGAATAGTTTGGTATTCCTTAAAATGCAAGGCTCAACTTCCAAAGTACTAAAATTTACAGCTGGGAAGTAGTAAATTCTGACAAGGGTTTGAGCTCATTTTTCACTTATTGAAAAAAGTTTTTACCGAAACCTAACTACTAGAGTGTGTGGATAAGTGAAGTAAAATGAACATGTAGCAAATTGCAGTATATATTTTCTTTCCCAACTTGAAtgatatatacgatttataaaatgaaACCAGGGATTTTATAGAATGTATGAATAAAGGAATTCTTTATACTTATTGTGTCCATGTTATCCCTGTTAACGTCGACTTTAGTGTTCATCTTTTACTAAATTGAAGCATGTTTATAACTCAATCCAGAACCAGAGCATCTGTCTAGTTACATCTAAACTTCTAAAAGCGCTGCTGTTTATATAATTTTTAGTATTGTAAATTCTAAAAGATAGTTAAATCTCCTTCATTTTACTATTGAAATTACGCAGGTACCAACATGTTCTACAAAAGAACCTAATGTACTTGGCTGCAATTGCGGATGCTCAACCACCAGCACCAACTCCACAGACATCAGCTCCTTCTCAAGTGAGTTCTTCTCTCAACTTATCATATCTCGAGGTGACACTTTCCACCCATTTACTTACCAATGGGTCATTTTGAGTTTTCTAATCTCAAATGGTCAAATATAAAATAGTTTTAGTTGCCCCATGGATATTCTGAATACATACAATCTTTCTTATTTTAGTCAAAGCATTCTAATCTGAAGCGTGCAATTTAGTTGCAAGAAAAAGTGCAATTTTCAACCGTTTAGTGCAATTTAATTACCCCCCTTTTCCCATTTATATCAACATACTTACCCTTTATAATGGAAAATTGCATATTTTGGTTTATATCAACATCCAGTCGTTTTAAATCAACAATTTGTGCTCTTAATTAGCATACATTTTACATTATGCAGATGCCATCAAATTCGATCCCTCAGCAGGCAAACAATTACatgcagcagcagcaacaacaacaacaacagggtgtTGCAGCGGCGCCAGCTCAGCAGTCTCAACAAGGTGCTGTTCCTAAATTACCCTTTCAACTTAATGCCCTGCGACCCCAAGATCAGCAGCAGCAATTACTTCAATttcagcaacaacaacagcaacagatgCAGGCCCAGATGGGTATGAGGGGTGGGGCCCAAAATGGGATGATGGGCATGAATCAAGCAATGCAGTCCGCACTGGTGGGAAACAACCCGATGGATGGGCGGGCGGCTGGTTCTGACGCCGCTTCCGGTGGTGATGGACAAGGCAAATCGCGTTCTTGAGATGGGGCTATTTATACTTTTCTGTTGTACTTTCCTTTCAGTTTGGCGAATTTAGGGTACAAGTTGGAAAACAAAACAAGTGTTGTCTTTTAGTTTGTTTATGTTGTTCGCTGTTTGTTGTATCTTAAATGGTTTGCGGCTTTTCATGTACATTTTCCATCAGTACTGGAAATCAAAACAAGCGACCTTATCTCTGTGGTCATTGACAGTTATATTAGGTAATGCTGCAAGCTATATGATTATAACTGCCAAAGTATCAAGTATGCAAGTGGTATATCACTTTGTTAAGGCATACAAGTGACTGAGAAATTGGTTGCCTTTGAAGATAGTGATTTTCTGAGTGTTCTTCATGGTCTTGCTTTTGTTTTTCGGTTGATCTTTCAGAAGTCGATGGTTTGGTCAACGGTAAAAGGATTAGGTTGCTAAGGATTTTTGTGTTAGGCCGTTAGattagatttttattattattttttttaattttttgatgTTTTGGTTAGATAGATAAAAGGTGGTGGTTATTTGCTTCTAAAATTTTTATTACATGGGATATGCATTTTTTTAGCAGCAGTTTTGGATAATTCATGGAGCGTCTTTCATTCACGTCTTCCATGACGTGGATAGGAGCACCTCCCCATTCATAAGTCTTTTATAACTCACCCTCATCGTAGTTTCAAAGCATTTTCCATCACGGAAAATTGTATGCTTGTATTTGTTGTACCATTTGTCTTAATACTTTAACATTGTATTATTTAACTAATATAGTAGGTCCAATATGTTTGAGAAAATATGTGATGGAAAATTGTATGCTTGTATTTGTTGTACCATTTGTCTTAATACTTTAACATTGTATTATTTAACTAATATAGTAGGTCCAATATGTTTGAGAAAATATGTGATGGTTGAGAGCGTACTTGTTATTCATTAGTGATAGAGAGGATATTGTTTTATGGTTGAGAGTGGTTATAGAGGTTGGTAGCTTAGGGCCATTTTTGATTTGCAACTAATTGACCTAGAATATAATTATAATGCAACTTAATATAATTATAATGGAACTTAATATGAAAAGTAATTAAGATGCGTTTGTTATTTGACGTAATAAATACGACGCgtcttaaatttaaaaaaaaaaaaattcaaaagaatATGAATTTCCATTTAAGTCCTGAATTTTTAATAACTGCTATTTTAACTGCCCAAATATAAAgttaatttaataaataattatttatTAAGATAAAAAGACCTTAATAAAGAAATAACAAAAGGCCCCATGTTAGGCCCACTTCTATACTTTTTGGATTTGGCCTACTATTGGGGGCGGGGTTGATGAATTCTAGATATTGTTTTAAAGATGAAAAGGTTTGCTTAATTGCTTATAGTTTTGGTGAGGTGTAGAATTTCTGTTTTATGTTGACTgttttgctcagttggtccctctattataccccaaatcgctaACAGAGTTCCTCAATTTTCAATTTGGCAATCAGCGTCCCTGAGTTATTTTGATTTGGCAATTCGCGTCCTTCCGTCAACTGGACATCCAAATCGGACGCTAACTCCCATCACGTGAGTTAAACGTGATGGGTATTTTCATAATTAAATTTTCTTTTTCTGTATTTAATAAACCCAAAGTGACATGGTCCCCCACTTTTACCTACTTCTTTTCCCTCTCCATCCGTCCAATTACTGTTACGAACGAACAAAACCCTAATATCAAAATTGATCACAAATGGATGATTCATGGACTATTCGTCCATCAGAAAATGATCAAAAGGATATCGATCAACTATACGATATGGTTTATGAACCCTAAATCTCATAATTCCGCAGAACCCTAAATCTTAGTTGATTGTTTTGTtaactttattttttttaattatttttttttttacattttttcaGATGTATACCCTGATTTGTTCACGGTTGTGTTAAATCATGGTGGATATTTTAGAATGGGTAGTGAAGTTGTGTACACGCAAGGTAAAACTGACTACATTGATTGTTTTGACATTGAAAAGTTTTGTTTACGACAACTGGATTTAGTCATGCAAGAATTAGGTTATGATCCCACCAGGTCTGTGTTATATAGATTTCTTAAACCCAATACAAACATGGATTCTGGGTTAAGTCTTTTAAATGATAATGAACAGAGGGACTATATGCTTAGTTGTCTAGAAGATGGTGATGTGATTTATAGGCAAATTGATGTGTATGCTGAACATGAGGATATAAAAGGGAAGAGGGTATGGACACAACAAATTGATAATGATAACTTAGTAAATGGTGTTGTTCACAGTGAAGGGAGCTTAGTAGAGGGTGATCACAGTGAAGAGAGTGACtgaaataacccaacccgtatGCAACCCGACAAATTTTTTTCTTCTAAATAATAAACCATTAACGCTCAATTAAATAGTTACATAAAGTAAATCGTTACATACAACCCGTTTAAACGTACGACGAGTTTAAAGTTTACAAAgaaggcacgaaggcccttaatcaaatgtaatgtaagtttgacccattaacatgatagttttaatccaaacaacacccgagcatggtttgggtctAAACTACCCATAACACTAGGTCGGCTTCCAAAAGCTTCAACGAGCATCCAACAAGGGaaatctagtgcccaacaacccctttccctttctccgcacctgcatctaaaaagtaaacaacgaga comes from Rutidosis leptorrhynchoides isolate AG116_Rl617_1_P2 chromosome 4, CSIRO_AGI_Rlap_v1, whole genome shotgun sequence and encodes:
- the LOC139844057 gene encoding uncharacterized protein, translated to MQQQQQQPPQSQPLPPTLNSGAPFSPNAITTEQIQKCLEDNKNLIMAILENQNLGKFQECAQYQHVLQKNLMYLAAIADAQPPAPTPQTSAPSQMPSNSIPQQANNYMQQQQQQQQQGVAAAPAQQSQQGAVPKLPFQLNALRPQDQQQQLLQFQQQQQQQMQAQMGMRGGAQNGMMGMNQAMQSALVGNNPMDGRAAGSDAASGGDGQGKSRS